In Polaromonas sp. JS666, one genomic interval encodes:
- a CDS encoding sugar transferase codes for MKRLFDLVLALCAAVILLLPLMVVALAVRLTSPGPVLYWSDRVGKGNRIFKMPKFRSMRMGTPAVATHLLEDPKAYLTPIGSFLRKSSLDELPQLWSIIRGDMSFVGPRPALFNQHDLIALRTQYGVDKLLPGLTGWAQVNGRDELPVFQKVQLDTEYVRRQSLFFDMKIIGLTFYRVIRRDSITH; via the coding sequence GTGAAGCGTCTGTTTGATTTGGTGCTGGCCCTGTGCGCCGCCGTGATTCTGCTGCTGCCATTAATGGTGGTGGCCCTGGCGGTGCGCCTGACTTCGCCGGGGCCGGTCCTGTACTGGTCAGACCGGGTGGGCAAGGGCAACAGGATTTTCAAAATGCCCAAATTTCGCAGCATGCGAATGGGCACGCCGGCTGTGGCCACGCATCTGCTGGAGGACCCCAAGGCCTATCTCACGCCCATAGGTTCTTTTCTTCGAAAAAGCAGCCTGGACGAGTTACCGCAGTTGTGGAGCATTATCAGGGGCGATATGAGTTTTGTCGGGCCCCGGCCCGCGTTGTTTAATCAGCATGATTTGATTGCCCTGCGTACCCAATATGGTGTGGATAAGCTCCTTCCCGGCTTGACGGGCTGGGCTCAGGTGAATGGGCGGGACGAATTACCCGTTTTCCAAAAGGTCCAGCTTGATACCGAATACGTGCGGCGCCAGTCGCTGTTTTTTGATATGAAGATAATCGGCCTGACTTTCTACCGGGTGATCAGGCGGGACAGTATTACCCATTAA
- the argB gene encoding acetylglutamate kinase, translating to MTQPTVTADDPDLSHVGPRDKAEILAQALPYIRKFHGKTMVIKYGGNAMTDPALQADFAEDVVLLKLVGMNPVVVHGGGPQIEAALNRLGKKGHFIQGMRVTDEETMEVVEWVLAGQVQQDIVGLINQAGGKAVGLTGRDGGLIRAQKLKMVDKDDPAKEHDIGFVGDIVSIDPSVVKALQDDAFIPVISPIGFGESNESYNINADVVAGKLATVLKAEKLVLLTNTPGVLNKAGELLTDLTAREIDDLFADGTISGGMLPKIEGALDAAKSGVNSVHIIDGRVPHAMLLEILTDQAYGTMIRSH from the coding sequence ATGACCCAACCCACCGTAACCGCTGACGATCCTGACCTGTCCCATGTAGGCCCGCGCGACAAGGCCGAAATCCTGGCCCAGGCGCTGCCCTACATCCGCAAGTTCCATGGCAAGACCATGGTCATCAAATACGGCGGCAACGCAATGACCGACCCGGCGCTGCAGGCCGACTTTGCCGAAGATGTGGTGCTGCTCAAGCTGGTCGGCATGAACCCGGTGGTGGTGCATGGTGGCGGCCCGCAGATTGAGGCGGCGCTGAACCGCCTGGGCAAGAAGGGCCATTTCATCCAGGGCATGCGGGTGACCGACGAGGAAACCATGGAGGTCGTGGAGTGGGTGCTGGCCGGTCAGGTGCAGCAGGACATCGTCGGCCTGATCAACCAGGCCGGCGGCAAGGCGGTCGGCCTGACGGGGCGCGATGGCGGCCTGATCCGCGCGCAAAAGCTCAAGATGGTGGACAAGGACGACCCGGCCAAAGAGCATGACATCGGCTTTGTCGGCGACATCGTCAGTATTGACCCCAGCGTGGTCAAGGCGCTGCAGGATGACGCCTTCATTCCTGTGATCAGCCCGATAGGCTTTGGCGAGTCCAATGAAAGCTACAACATCAATGCCGACGTGGTGGCGGGCAAGCTGGCGACCGTGCTCAAGGCCGAAAAGCTGGTGCTGCTGACCAACACGCCCGGCGTGCTGAACAAGGCGGGTGAGCTGCTGACCGACCTGACGGCGCGCGAGATTGACGACCTCTTTGCCGATGGCACGATTTCGGGCGGCATGCTGCCCAAGATCGAGGGTGCGCTGGACGCGGCCAAGAGCGGCGTCAATTCGGTCCACATCATTGACGGCCGGGTTCCGCACGCCATGCTGCTGGAAATTTTGACCGATCAGGCCTACGGCACGATGATCCGGTCGCACTAG
- a CDS encoding UDP-glucose 4-epimerase family protein, giving the protein MKVLVTGANGFVGGAVWRRLHGMRDVQAVGCVRRAVAFAEVDALVASVGDLSVSTDWSSALSGVEVVVHAAARVHVMQDAATDPLEEFRRVNVLGTLQLARQAAAAGVRRFVFISSIKVNGEATQPGHPFTADDAPAPLDAYGISKMEAEQGLRELAAQTGLELVIIRPPLVYGPGVKANFQAMMRWLARGMPLPLGAIHNLRSLVALDNLVDLIVTCLNHPAAANQTFLVSDGEDLSTSQLLRRMGQALGKPARLIPVPSALLKLGAASVGKPAVAQRLCGSLQVDISKTRQLLGWRPPVSVDAGLKKAAEGYLREASV; this is encoded by the coding sequence ATGAAAGTGCTGGTGACGGGAGCGAACGGCTTTGTGGGCGGTGCGGTCTGGCGCAGGCTCCATGGCATGCGTGATGTCCAGGCAGTGGGCTGTGTGCGCCGGGCGGTTGCGTTCGCGGAGGTGGATGCATTGGTAGCAAGCGTGGGCGACCTGTCTGTATCGACCGATTGGTCATCGGCCCTGTCCGGCGTCGAGGTGGTTGTTCACGCTGCGGCCCGGGTGCATGTGATGCAAGACGCTGCCACCGATCCGCTGGAGGAGTTTCGCCGCGTCAATGTGCTGGGTACCTTGCAGCTGGCAAGGCAGGCGGCGGCCGCTGGTGTGCGACGGTTTGTGTTCATCAGTTCCATCAAGGTCAATGGCGAGGCGACTCAGCCGGGCCATCCGTTCACGGCAGACGATGCGCCCGCTCCGCTGGATGCTTACGGTATTTCCAAAATGGAGGCCGAGCAGGGGCTGCGCGAACTGGCCGCGCAAACCGGATTGGAGCTTGTCATCATTCGCCCGCCGCTGGTGTACGGCCCGGGGGTGAAGGCCAATTTCCAGGCCATGATGCGCTGGCTGGCGCGCGGCATGCCTTTGCCGTTGGGCGCCATTCACAACCTGCGCAGTCTGGTGGCCCTGGACAATCTGGTGGATTTGATCGTGACTTGCCTCAATCACCCGGCCGCCGCAAATCAGACGTTTTTGGTGTCCGACGGTGAAGACCTGTCGACCTCGCAATTGCTGCGGCGCATGGGGCAGGCCCTGGGCAAGCCGGCACGCCTGATCCCCGTTCCGTCTGCGCTGCTCAAGCTCGGTGCGGCTTCGGTGGGCAAGCCGGCTGTGGCGCAGCGCTTGTGCGGGTCTTTGCAGGTCGACATCTCCAAAACACGGCAGTTGCTGGGGTGGCGTCCGCCGGTGTCAGTTGATGCGGGGCTGAAAAAAGCCGCGGAGGGCTATTTGCGTGAAGCGTCTGTTTGA
- a CDS encoding FadR/GntR family transcriptional regulator, with translation MNLQLIPAAAAKPSTEETDVERPYLRLAAQILALLAHKGVKAGERLPSERALAEQFEVSRTSVREAIIALELQGAVEVRGGSGAYVIQTPATATQTPVFMPEAGPGPFELLRARCLIESEIASVAAETRKDADLDRIFEALADMRLHMDDKVANEAADRRFHLYIAESTGNSVLLQMVTAMWDHAKGPVWAKIDQHFHSPALRVSSQEDHQRVFDALMARDPVAARTAMRAHLERVIKEFAQAWR, from the coding sequence ATGAACCTCCAACTCATTCCCGCTGCCGCTGCAAAACCTTCCACTGAAGAGACCGACGTCGAGCGGCCCTACCTGCGGCTGGCCGCGCAGATTCTGGCGCTGCTGGCGCACAAGGGCGTCAAGGCGGGCGAACGCCTGCCGTCGGAACGGGCCCTGGCCGAACAGTTCGAGGTCAGTCGCACCTCGGTGCGCGAAGCCATCATTGCGCTGGAACTGCAGGGAGCCGTCGAGGTCAGGGGCGGCTCCGGCGCCTATGTGATCCAGACCCCGGCGACGGCGACACAAACCCCGGTCTTCATGCCAGAGGCAGGGCCGGGGCCGTTTGAGCTGTTGCGCGCACGCTGCCTGATCGAATCTGAAATCGCCTCTGTGGCTGCGGAGACGCGCAAGGACGCCGATCTGGACCGCATCTTCGAGGCCCTGGCCGATATGCGCCTGCACATGGACGACAAGGTGGCCAACGAAGCCGCCGACCGCCGGTTTCATCTGTATATCGCGGAGTCCACCGGCAACAGCGTTTTGCTGCAGATGGTGACCGCGATGTGGGACCATGCCAAAGGCCCCGTGTGGGCCAAGATTGACCAGCACTTTCACAGCCCGGCCCTGCGCGTGTCGTCGCAGGAAGACCATCAGCGCGTCTTCGATGCGCTGATGGCGCGAGACCCCGTAGCGGCACGCACCGCCATGCGCGCTCACCTGGAGCGCGTGATCAAGGAATTCGCCCAGGCCTGGCGCTAA
- a CDS encoding response regulator, whose translation MRLLLVEDDVMLASGIKLGLSDAGYAVDWVGSAERAEEVLQGETFDAAIIDIGLPRLDGLELTRRLRRGGLAMPVLILTARDALQDRVQGLDIGADDYMVKPFELPELLARLRALLRRSQAATSATLSFGALELDTANRQAHANGQLIELGPREWTVMEYLLINAPKPASKDKLLQALTGWDKEITPNAIEVYISRLRGKLEPHGIAVRSIRGFGYRLELREVSPGAGVE comes from the coding sequence ATGAGACTCCTGCTTGTTGAAGACGATGTGATGCTGGCCAGCGGCATCAAGCTGGGGCTCAGCGACGCCGGATATGCGGTCGACTGGGTCGGCAGCGCCGAGCGCGCCGAAGAGGTGTTGCAGGGCGAGACCTTCGATGCCGCCATCATTGACATCGGCCTGCCCCGGCTCGACGGGCTGGAACTCACGCGGCGCCTGAGGCGCGGCGGCTTGGCCATGCCGGTGCTCATTCTGACGGCGCGCGATGCGCTGCAGGATCGCGTGCAGGGGCTGGACATCGGCGCTGACGACTACATGGTCAAGCCCTTTGAGCTGCCCGAGCTGCTGGCGCGCCTGCGCGCCTTGCTGCGCCGCTCGCAGGCCGCCACCAGCGCCACCCTGAGCTTTGGTGCGCTGGAGCTGGACACGGCCAACCGCCAGGCCCACGCCAACGGCCAGCTGATCGAGCTGGGCCCGCGCGAATGGACCGTGATGGAGTACCTGCTGATCAATGCCCCCAAGCCCGCCAGCAAGGACAAGCTGCTGCAGGCCCTGACCGGCTGGGACAAGGAGATCACGCCCAACGCCATCGAGGTCTATATCTCGCGCCTGCGCGGCAAGCTGGAGCCGCATGGCATTGCCGTGCGCTCCATCCGGGGTTTTGGTTACCGCCTGGAGTTGCGCGAGGTTTCGCCAGGTGCCGGTGTGGAGTAG
- a CDS encoding transporter substrate-binding domain-containing protein, whose product MQIKKILRVAAVGLTVLASVALTSTMASAQTVTDIIKRGKVKIGVLVGAPPMGAVDSSGNPVGYDADTAALIAKYLGVPLEMVALEPPARIPALESGKVDFLVSTLAPTPERAKTVMFTIPYNAFQVGIYAKKALKVKDWGDLKGKKVGVNRGSSVEAALVKQEGLVGLKVVRFDTDAAVIQAVFSGQIDACAEPDTMANQSLKARPDGDMALKFFFSKQPNSIAVRKDAFELQQWLNNTIYYIKVNGELDEIARKWVGSPLPELPTF is encoded by the coding sequence ATGCAGATCAAGAAAATTCTCAGAGTTGCGGCGGTCGGCCTGACTGTGCTGGCCAGCGTCGCTTTGACAAGCACCATGGCGTCGGCCCAGACCGTCACCGACATCATCAAGCGGGGCAAGGTCAAGATTGGCGTCCTGGTGGGGGCGCCGCCCATGGGCGCGGTGGACTCGTCCGGTAACCCCGTGGGCTATGACGCCGATACGGCGGCCCTGATCGCCAAGTATTTGGGCGTGCCTCTGGAGATGGTGGCGCTGGAGCCGCCGGCACGCATCCCGGCACTGGAGTCTGGCAAGGTCGACTTTCTGGTCTCTACCCTGGCGCCCACGCCAGAACGGGCCAAGACGGTGATGTTCACCATTCCCTACAACGCCTTCCAGGTCGGCATTTACGCCAAGAAGGCCCTGAAGGTAAAAGACTGGGGCGATCTGAAAGGCAAGAAGGTGGGGGTCAACCGTGGCTCCAGCGTGGAAGCCGCGCTGGTGAAACAGGAGGGCTTGGTCGGGTTGAAAGTGGTGCGTTTTGACACGGATGCCGCCGTGATCCAGGCCGTCTTCTCGGGCCAGATCGATGCGTGTGCGGAGCCTGACACCATGGCCAACCAGAGCCTGAAGGCCCGGCCCGATGGCGATATGGCGCTGAAATTCTTTTTCAGCAAGCAGCCCAATTCGATCGCTGTGCGCAAGGACGCTTTCGAGCTGCAGCAGTGGCTCAACAACACGATCTATTACATCAAGGTCAATGGCGAGCTTGACGAGATTGCGCGCAAGTGGGTCGGATCCCCGCTGCCTGAACTGCCTACGTTTTGA
- a CDS encoding polysaccharide biosynthesis protein, giving the protein MQQIILAWPRAVKRLVVAGLDVVMAVAATWLAFSLRLDEPHIPQRAEEWWVYALCPLLALPVFIKFGLYRAIFRYTGRAALVATTQAIAVYGVLLLAALMWLQWPNVPRSLGILQPLIFLLLVGSSRAMARFWLAGLGHPHRTAEGRLLIFGAGTAGVQTASAIEDSGQYVLLGFVDDDPGKVGRDINGVPVFSPAQVSGLVLYQGVTDILLALPSASRERRNAIIDSLSELPVHVRSLPGLADLASGRVTVRDFRELDVEDLLGRDPVPPDAELLARDLTGKVVLVTGAGGSIGSELCRQIALQQPRQLLLLDHNEFGLYSIHQELLALCSVQGLRIELVPLLGSVANYPRMAALCQRYRPVTVYHAAAYKHVPLVESNASEGIANNVFGTFNMARAAIEQGASRFVLVSTDKAVRPTNVMGASKRMAELVLQALAAETAPMLCGGGGSTEAPPRGVVNQTCFTMVRFGNVLDSSGSVVPLFRRQIAEGGPLTVTHAEVTRYFMTIPEAAQLVLQAGAMASGGDVFVLDMGAPVKILDLARRMVELSGLTVRDAESPDGDIDIEVTGLRPGEKLYEELLIGNNPQATAHPRIMKAHESLAPWPQLSAELRALGVAVQQDDLAAINGLLARHVQGYSPKPGAS; this is encoded by the coding sequence ATGCAGCAAATAATCCTGGCGTGGCCGCGCGCCGTCAAGCGGCTGGTGGTGGCCGGGCTGGATGTGGTGATGGCGGTGGCTGCCACCTGGCTGGCATTTTCCCTGCGCCTGGATGAACCTCACATTCCTCAGCGTGCTGAAGAATGGTGGGTGTATGCGCTGTGCCCCCTGCTGGCGCTGCCCGTCTTCATCAAGTTTGGGCTCTACCGCGCCATTTTCAGGTACACCGGCCGGGCCGCACTGGTGGCAACCACGCAGGCGATTGCCGTCTATGGCGTGTTGTTGCTGGCCGCCCTGATGTGGCTGCAGTGGCCCAATGTGCCGCGCAGCCTGGGTATTTTGCAGCCCCTGATCTTTTTGTTATTGGTCGGCTCCAGCCGGGCCATGGCCCGGTTCTGGCTGGCGGGCCTGGGCCACCCACATCGAACAGCCGAAGGGCGCTTGCTGATATTTGGTGCCGGTACGGCAGGCGTGCAGACGGCCTCGGCGATCGAGGACTCGGGGCAGTATGTGCTGTTGGGTTTTGTGGACGATGACCCGGGAAAAGTGGGGCGCGATATCAACGGCGTGCCTGTTTTTTCGCCGGCGCAGGTCTCGGGCCTGGTGCTGTACCAGGGGGTGACCGACATCCTGCTGGCCCTGCCCAGTGCCTCCCGGGAGCGCCGCAATGCGATTATTGACAGCTTGAGCGAGTTACCGGTTCACGTCCGGTCGCTGCCGGGTCTGGCCGATCTGGCCAGTGGCCGTGTCACCGTGCGTGATTTCCGTGAGCTGGATGTGGAGGACCTGCTGGGCCGGGACCCGGTGCCCCCTGATGCCGAATTGCTGGCGCGCGACCTGACGGGCAAGGTGGTGCTGGTCACCGGTGCGGGCGGCAGCATCGGCAGCGAGCTGTGCCGGCAAATTGCGCTGCAGCAACCCCGCCAGCTGCTGCTGCTGGACCACAACGAGTTTGGCTTGTACAGCATCCACCAGGAACTGCTGGCCCTGTGTTCGGTGCAGGGCCTCAGGATCGAGCTGGTGCCCCTGCTGGGCAGTGTCGCCAATTACCCGCGCATGGCGGCGCTCTGCCAGCGCTACCGGCCGGTCACGGTTTACCACGCGGCGGCCTACAAGCATGTGCCGCTCGTGGAAAGCAACGCCAGCGAAGGTATTGCAAACAATGTGTTCGGCACCTTCAACATGGCCCGGGCGGCGATAGAGCAAGGCGCCAGCCGCTTTGTGCTGGTGTCTACCGACAAGGCCGTCAGGCCGACCAATGTGATGGGGGCCAGCAAACGCATGGCTGAGCTGGTGCTGCAGGCGCTGGCCGCCGAGACGGCACCAATGCTTTGTGGCGGTGGTGGCAGCACTGAAGCGCCACCACGCGGAGTGGTCAACCAGACCTGTTTCACCATGGTGCGTTTCGGCAACGTGCTGGACTCAAGCGGTAGCGTGGTCCCGCTGTTTCGCCGGCAGATCGCGGAAGGCGGGCCGCTGACGGTCACGCATGCCGAGGTCACCCGCTACTTCATGACCATTCCGGAAGCCGCCCAGCTGGTGCTGCAGGCCGGTGCCATGGCCAGCGGCGGTGACGTGTTCGTGCTCGACATGGGCGCGCCGGTCAAGATACTGGATCTGGCGCGCCGCATGGTTGAGCTGTCGGGCCTGACAGTGCGCGACGCCGAATCGCCGGACGGTGACATCGACATTGAAGTCACCGGCTTGCGCCCTGGCGAAAAGCTGTACGAGGAATTGCTGATTGGGAACAACCCGCAAGCAACCGCGCATCCCCGCATCATGAAGGCGCATGAATCCCTGGCGCCGTGGCCGCAGCTGTCGGCCGAATTGAGGGCGCTGGGCGTGGCGGTGCAGCAGGATGACCTGGCCGCCATCAACGGCCTGCTGGCACGGCATGTGCAGGGTTACAGCCCCAAACCGGGCGCGTCCTGA
- a CDS encoding H-NS family nucleoid-associated regulatory protein, translating to MSNLIDIQTQIEKLQKQANDIKVREFDKTVQDILAKMQAFGITLKDLQPGKGRGRKAKVAPLKKPAGKGAAKKPGIAVAAKYRGPEGQTWSGRGLTPRWLATLLTEGRTKEDFAIKD from the coding sequence ATGAGCAATCTGATCGATATTCAAACCCAAATTGAAAAACTTCAAAAACAGGCCAACGACATCAAAGTCCGGGAGTTTGATAAAACCGTTCAGGACATCCTCGCCAAAATGCAGGCCTTCGGCATTACCCTGAAGGATCTGCAGCCCGGCAAGGGGCGTGGCCGCAAAGCCAAAGTTGCACCCCTGAAAAAACCTGCTGGCAAAGGCGCTGCCAAGAAACCGGGAATTGCCGTTGCCGCCAAATACCGCGGCCCCGAGGGCCAGACCTGGAGCGGTCGCGGTTTGACGCCGCGCTGGCTTGCAACGCTGCTAACCGAGGGGCGGACCAAAGAAGATTTCGCCATCAAGGACTGA
- a CDS encoding sensor histidine kinase, protein MKSGLQRRLLLLLLVPLGIFALVSIYFDYQTAGNVALQKDEQLLRLIPLLTDSVVAPGATPDSAPVLLLAPALEDFIKGLAGSAGFRISDAKGGFLAGDPWIADILPATREPEFHSMEDGGVTYRIAVQRVNTVAGELIVQLADGSDPRQQWVRSILLKVLLPNFILVVAAGFAVNWAVTRALKPLIDLKEAVERRSPRDLSAIDPLTTPAEVQPLVSALNRLFGLVNDQADGQRRFVADAAHQLRTPLAGLQAQVEAWAQAARAKGADGAILLSADKIIKLRSATRRTSQLANQLLALSRADASAMGAQPTQRVDLKDLCESILPLHLDAATGKGIDLGLDARSAQVNGYEWLLRELLGNLVDNAVKYTPPGGTVTIRCGLLPASGDQAPDTHPPRAAEGEGEANGVHRRWGVFLEVEDDGPGIAPEERAKALQRFYRVRGTVGEGNGLGLAIADEIARVHHSQLELDYACQGTGGDAGDAAQGPRGLRVRLRL, encoded by the coding sequence ATGAAGTCGGGCCTGCAGCGCAGGTTGCTGCTGCTGCTGCTCGTTCCGCTTGGTATTTTTGCACTGGTGAGTATTTACTTTGACTACCAGACCGCTGGCAACGTGGCCTTGCAAAAAGACGAGCAACTGCTGCGGCTGATTCCCCTGCTGACCGATTCGGTAGTGGCGCCCGGTGCCACGCCGGACAGCGCGCCGGTGCTGCTGCTCGCCCCCGCACTGGAGGACTTCATCAAGGGTCTTGCCGGCTCCGCGGGCTTTCGCATTTCCGATGCCAAGGGCGGGTTTCTGGCGGGCGACCCCTGGATCGCCGACATCCTGCCGGCGACCCGTGAGCCGGAGTTTCACAGCATGGAGGACGGCGGCGTGACTTACCGCATTGCGGTGCAGCGCGTGAACACCGTGGCCGGCGAGCTGATCGTGCAGCTGGCCGACGGCTCGGACCCGCGCCAGCAGTGGGTGCGCTCCATCCTGCTCAAGGTGCTGTTGCCCAATTTCATTCTGGTGGTGGCGGCGGGGTTTGCCGTCAACTGGGCCGTCACGCGCGCGCTCAAGCCGCTGATTGATTTGAAGGAAGCCGTGGAGCGCCGCAGCCCGCGGGACCTGAGCGCCATCGACCCGCTCACCACGCCGGCCGAGGTGCAGCCGCTGGTGAGCGCCCTGAATCGCCTGTTTGGCCTCGTCAATGACCAGGCCGACGGACAGCGTCGCTTTGTCGCCGACGCTGCGCACCAGTTGCGTACTCCGCTGGCCGGGCTGCAGGCCCAAGTCGAGGCGTGGGCGCAGGCCGCGCGGGCCAAAGGGGCGGACGGCGCCATCCTGCTGTCTGCCGACAAGATCATCAAGCTGCGCAGCGCCACGAGGCGTACCTCGCAACTGGCCAACCAGTTGCTGGCACTGTCGCGCGCTGACGCGTCGGCCATGGGCGCCCAGCCCACGCAGCGGGTGGACCTCAAGGACCTGTGCGAATCGATTTTGCCCCTGCATCTGGATGCCGCTACTGGCAAAGGCATAGACCTGGGGCTGGACGCCCGCTCTGCGCAAGTGAACGGCTACGAGTGGCTGCTGCGGGAACTGCTGGGCAATCTGGTGGACAACGCCGTCAAATACACCCCGCCCGGCGGCACGGTGACGATTCGCTGCGGCCTTCTTCCCGCTTCGGGTGATCAGGCCCCTGACACGCACCCGCCGCGCGCGGCTGAAGGTGAGGGTGAGGCCAACGGCGTGCATCGGCGCTGGGGCGTTTTTCTGGAAGTGGAAGACGACGGGCCCGGCATTGCCCCCGAGGAGCGCGCCAAGGCCTTGCAGCGCTTTTACCGCGTGCGGGGCACGGTCGGTGAGGGCAACGGCCTGGGACTGGCGATTGCCGATGAGATCGCCCGTGTGCACCATTCGCAGCTGGAGCTGGACTATGCCTGCCAAGGCACTGGTGGAGATGCAGGTGATGCGGCGCAAGGCCCGCGCGGTTTGCGGGTGCGCCTGCGTCTGTAG
- the manD gene encoding D-mannonate dehydratase ManD, translated as MKITNARVIVCSPGRNFVTLKIETDEGLTGIGDATLNGRELAVASYLTDHVIPCLIGRDAHQIEDIWQYLYKGAYWRRGPVTMSAIAAVDTALWDIKAKAANLPLYQLLGGRSRTGVMVYGHANGKDLEQTVDEVLRYKEMGYQAIRAQSGVPGLDKVYGVGKGTLFYEPADADLPGEHDWSSEKYLLHTPKLFDAVRQAVGPDIHLLHDVHHRLTPIEAARLGKSLEPYHLFWIEDATPAENQEAFKLIRQHTTTPLAVGEIFNSLWDCKDLIQNQLIDYIRATVVHAGGITHLRRIADFAAMYQVRTGCHGATDLSPVCMGTALHFDTWVPNFGVQEYMRHTEATDEVFPHAYSFNKGFMHCGEAVGHGVEIDEKLAAKYPYQRAYLPVNRLQHDGTLWNW; from the coding sequence ATGAAAATCACCAACGCCCGCGTCATCGTCTGCAGCCCCGGCCGCAACTTCGTCACGCTCAAGATTGAAACCGATGAGGGCCTGACCGGCATCGGCGACGCCACGCTCAATGGCCGCGAGCTTGCGGTGGCGAGCTACCTGACCGACCATGTGATTCCCTGCCTGATCGGGCGGGATGCGCACCAGATTGAAGACATCTGGCAATACCTTTACAAGGGTGCGTACTGGCGGCGCGGGCCGGTCACCATGAGCGCCATCGCCGCGGTCGATACGGCGCTGTGGGACATCAAGGCCAAGGCCGCGAACCTGCCGCTGTACCAGCTGCTCGGCGGACGCAGCCGCACCGGGGTGATGGTCTACGGCCACGCCAATGGCAAGGACCTCGAACAAACCGTCGATGAAGTTCTGCGCTACAAGGAAATGGGCTACCAGGCCATTCGCGCACAGAGCGGCGTGCCGGGACTGGACAAGGTCTACGGCGTAGGCAAAGGCACGCTGTTCTACGAACCCGCGGACGCCGACCTGCCCGGCGAGCATGACTGGAGTTCGGAGAAATACCTGCTGCACACGCCCAAACTGTTCGACGCAGTGCGCCAGGCCGTCGGGCCCGACATTCACCTGCTGCACGACGTGCACCACCGCCTCACGCCCATCGAGGCGGCGCGGCTGGGCAAATCACTGGAGCCCTACCACCTGTTCTGGATCGAGGACGCCACACCGGCGGAGAACCAGGAAGCGTTCAAACTGATACGCCAGCACACCACCACGCCGCTGGCGGTGGGCGAAATCTTCAACTCGCTGTGGGACTGCAAGGACCTGATCCAGAACCAGCTGATCGACTACATTCGCGCGACGGTGGTCCACGCTGGCGGCATCACGCACCTGCGGCGCATTGCCGACTTTGCGGCGATGTACCAGGTGCGCACCGGCTGCCACGGCGCGACGGACCTGTCACCGGTGTGCATGGGCACGGCCCTGCACTTTGACACCTGGGTGCCGAACTTCGGCGTGCAGGAATACATGCGGCACACCGAGGCGACCGACGAAGTGTTTCCGCATGCCTACAGTTTCAACAAGGGTTTCATGCACTGCGGCGAAGCTGTCGGTCACGGCGTGGAGATCGACGAGAAGCTGGCCGCCAAATATCCCTACCAGCGCGCCTACCTGCCGGTTAACCGGCTGCAGCATGACGGCACGTTGTGGAACTGGTGA
- the slmA gene encoding nucleoid occlusion factor SlmA — translation MSDLASESELSPNATPASAESAVRKRPKPGERRVQILQALATMLEQPGAERITTSALAARLEVSEAALYRHFASKAQMFEGLIEFIEQTVFTLVNQIGERETDHAARTRKLVVMVLQFAEKNPGMTRVMVGDALVFENDRLQERMNQFFDKLESSLKQSLRDAAAASGAATPTVDAQVRASVIVAFMVGRLQRFARSGFKRLPSEHLEASLASILG, via the coding sequence ATGTCCGACTTAGCGTCTGAATCCGAACTGAGCCCGAACGCCACGCCAGCTTCTGCCGAGTCCGCCGTGCGCAAGCGTCCCAAGCCGGGTGAGCGCCGGGTCCAGATCCTTCAGGCACTGGCCACCATGCTGGAGCAGCCGGGTGCAGAACGCATCACAACGTCGGCGCTGGCGGCCAGGCTGGAGGTGAGCGAGGCGGCCCTGTACCGGCATTTCGCCAGCAAGGCGCAGATGTTTGAAGGGCTGATCGAGTTCATCGAACAAACCGTGTTCACGCTGGTCAACCAGATCGGCGAGCGCGAGACAGACCATGCGGCGCGCACCCGCAAACTCGTGGTGATGGTGCTGCAGTTTGCCGAAAAGAATCCGGGCATGACACGTGTGATGGTGGGCGATGCACTGGTGTTTGAAAATGACCGGTTGCAAGAGCGCATGAACCAGTTCTTCGACAAGCTCGAGTCCAGCCTCAAGCAGAGCCTGCGCGACGCAGCGGCCGCCAGCGGCGCCGCCACGCCCACGGTCGATGCTCAGGTGCGTGCCTCGGTGATCGTGGCCTTCATGGTCGGCCGTTTGCAGCGCTTTGCCCGCTCGGGCTTCAAGCGCCTGCCGTCGGAGCATCTCGAAGCCAGCCTGGCCAGTATATTGGGCTAA